The following are encoded together in the Marmota flaviventris isolate mMarFla1 chromosome 18, mMarFla1.hap1, whole genome shotgun sequence genome:
- the Klk4 gene encoding kallikrein-4, translating into MMVTAGSPWGWFLGYLLLGVTGSLAWSGGSHIINGEDCIPHSQPWQAALFKEDEFFCSGVLVHPQWVLSAAHCLQNSYTVGLGLHSLEANQEPGSRMMEVLLSIQHPQYNNPFFANDLMLIKLKESVSESDTIRKISITSQCPTPGDSCLVSGWGLLENGRLPTLLQCTNVSVVSEKVCSEIYTSLYHHSMFCAGGGQDRRDSCNGDSGGPLVCNRSLQGLVSLGQAKCGQPGMPSVYTNLCKFTDWIQKTIQAI; encoded by the exons ATGATGGTCACAGCAGGAAGTCCTTGGGGCTGGTTCCTGGGGTACCTCCTCCTTGGGGTCACAG GGTCCCTCGCCTGGAGTGGCGGCAGCCACATCATAAACGGCGAGGACTGCATCCCTCACTCGCAGCCCTGGCAGGCGGCACTGTTCAAGGAAGATGAGTTTTTCTGCTCGGGAGTCCTCGTGCATCCCCAGTGGGTGCTGTCAGCCGCGCACTGTTTACAGAA CTCCTACACCGTGGGTCTGGGTCTGCACAGTCTTGAGGCCAACCAAGAACCAGGCAGCCGAATGATGGAGGTCCTCCTCTCCATCCAGCACCCCCAGTACAACAATCCCTTCTTCGCCAACGACCTCATGCTCATAAAGTTGAAGGAGTCCGTGTCTGAGTCGGACACCATTCGGAAGATCAGCATCACTTCCCAATGCCCAACACCTGGGGATTCCTGCCTTGTCTCTGGCTGGGGTCTGCTGGAGAATG GCAGGCTGCCCACGCTGCTCCAGTGCACGAACGTCTCGGTGGTGTCCGAGAAGGTCTGCAGTGAGATCTACACCTCCCTGTACCACCACAGCATGTTCTGCGCAGGCGGAGGACAGGACCGGAGGGACTCCTGCAAC GGTGACTCTGGGGGCCCCCTGGTCTGCAACAGGTCTCTGCAGGGCCTCGTGTCTTTGGGACAAGCCAAGTGTGGCCAGCCTGGCATGCCAAGTGTCTACACCAACCTCTGCAAGTTCACTGACTGGATACAGAAAACCATCCAGGCTATTTAG